In the Nocardioides panaciterrulae genome, GGGCCGGGCTCGGGCGTCGGGTCGGGCGGGGCGGCCGCGGTGCCGGCCACCGCCTCCAGCTCGTCCTCGAGGTCGGCCATGTCGGGGAGGTACGGCGCGAGCTCGGGCAGGTCGTCGAGCGACCCGACGCCGATCCGCTCCAGGAAGTAGCCGGTGGTCCGGTAGAGGTTGGCGCCGGTCTCGCCGTCCTGGCCGGCCTCCTCGACCAGCCCGCGGGTCAGCAGCGTGCGCATCACGCCGTCGACGTTCACGCCCCGGACGGCCGAGACCCGGGCCCGGGAGACCGGCTGCTTGTAGGCGACGACCGCGAGCGTCTCCAGCGCGGCCTGCGTCAGCCGGGCCTGCTGGCCCTCCAGGACGAAGCCCTCGACCACCGGCGCGTACTCCTCCCGCGTGTAGAACCGCCAGCCGCCCGCGACGTTGCGCAGCTCGAAGCCGCGGCCCTGCTCGGTGTACTCCGCGGCCAGCCCCTCCAGCGCGACGTCCACCTCGCCCCTCGGGTAGCCGACCGCGCTGGCCAGCGAGACGGCGTCCAGCGGCTGGTCGGCCACCATCAGCACCGCCTCGAGGGCGGGCCGCAGGGGGACGAGCGGCACCTCCAGGGCCGCCTCGGTCACCTGCCCGGTCTCGCTCACGTGGTCTCCTCCTGCGGGGGCTGCTCCCCGGCCGTCTCGGCGGGAGCCCCCTCGAACTCGTCGATCTCGAAGTCGTCGTCCTCGCTGCCGGTCCAGCGCACGGTGAGCTCCCCCAGCGGGGTGACCTGGTCGAAGCCCACCGCCCCCTCGCGGAACAGCTCGAGCAGCGAGAGGAACCGGGCCACGGTGGTCAGCGTGTCGGGTGAGTCCCGGCACAACGCCCGGAACGTCATCGTGCCCGATCGCCGCAACCGCTCGACCACCAGGGCGGCCTGCTCGCGCACGCTGACCGCCGGCGCGTGGATGTGCTGCAGCGAGACCTCCAGCACCGGCTTGGGCGCCAACGCCCGGGCGGCCAGCGTCGCGAACTGCTCCAGGCCGATCCCGATGAGCACCTCGGGCAGCAGGGTCGCGAACCTCTCCTCGAGGCCGACCGCGCGCGGGTGCCGGCGCGCCTCGACGGCCAGCCGCCCGTCGAGCACCGCGGCCACCTGCTTGAACGCCTTGTACTGCATCAGCCGCGCGAACAGCAGGTCCCGCGCCTCCAGCAGCGCGAGGTCCTCCTCGTCCTCCACGTCGCCCTGGGGCAGCAGCCGGGCGGCCTTGAGGTCCAGCAGC is a window encoding:
- the scpB gene encoding SMC-Scp complex subunit ScpB, with amino-acid sequence MSETGQVTEAALEVPLVPLRPALEAVLMVADQPLDAVSLASAVGYPRGEVDVALEGLAAEYTEQGRGFELRNVAGGWRFYTREEYAPVVEGFVLEGQQARLTQAALETLAVVAYKQPVSRARVSAVRGVNVDGVMRTLLTRGLVEEAGQDGETGANLYRTTGYFLERIGVGSLDDLPELAPYLPDMADLEDELEAVAGTAAAPPDPTPEPGPGTEPDGGTEPT
- a CDS encoding segregation and condensation protein A translates to MTTAPDVAAAAGAAEDGTPGFEVRLDNFEGPFDLLLNLISKHRLDITEVALSRVTDEFIAHVKAGGPVWDLEQTTSFLLVAATLLDLKAARLLPQGDVEDEEDLALLEARDLLFARLMQYKAFKQVAAVLDGRLAVEARRHPRAVGLEERFATLLPEVLIGIGLEQFATLAARALAPKPVLEVSLQHIHAPAVSVREQAALVVERLRRSGTMTFRALCRDSPDTLTTVARFLSLLELFREGAVGFDQVTPLGELTVRWTGSEDDDFEIDEFEGAPAETAGEQPPQEETT